Proteins from a single region of Candidatus Methylomirabilota bacterium:
- a CDS encoding cytidine deaminase, which produces MSSSKYRHLLDEAHRAMKLAHAPYSGFRVGAAALVDSGDIVVGCNIENAAYSPSICAERVALFSSWAQGKGKVEAIAIVTASGATAAPCGVCRQVLWELARDAELILEDGKGGYLIETVRNLLPRPFGPEDLDVSKLPPRQGADGRQPS; this is translated from the coding sequence GTGAGCTCCTCGAAGTATCGACATCTTCTGGACGAGGCGCACCGGGCGATGAAGCTTGCTCATGCGCCCTACTCCGGGTTTCGGGTGGGCGCCGCGGCACTCGTAGATTCCGGCGACATCGTCGTCGGCTGCAATATTGAGAATGCCGCGTACTCGCCCAGTATCTGCGCTGAGCGCGTGGCCTTGTTCAGCTCCTGGGCTCAAGGGAAAGGCAAGGTCGAAGCGATCGCGATAGTGACGGCCTCCGGCGCGACCGCGGCCCCTTGCGGGGTGTGCCGACAGGTGCTCTGGGAGCTGGCTCGCGATGCCGAGTTGATTCTCGAGGACGGTAAGGGGGGCTACCTCATCGAGACCGTCAGGAACTTGCTGCCCCGGCCATTCGGTCCCGAGGATCTCGACGTGAGCAAACTACCGCCGCGGCAGGGCGCCGACGGGCGCCAGCCGAGCTGA
- a CDS encoding glycosyltransferase family 39 protein, whose product MTGIRAAVGGRGGRIVALLAVIALATGLRLALLDRQGLWADEVFSLAIATGHSLEHPAAEADPAQGDYVEASTPLPASDFRRYLEHEDPPAGFRRVVRAVRLSDTSPPLYYLMLNRWTRWAGASDAALRLFSALWALASIPVLWLIARRVGGEAAAFLAAGLFAVCPLGLYYSVEGRMYSLLVFLAVSMVALTLALRTEDARPWLVGPWAVVSAAALLTHYFACFVWVACLAWLAVTPGRIRRSWLAGGAVATALLVLPWYAVVPETLGRWRVTGYWLYSPVSLRRALSLPFWLVWTFVSGDGAWQSGHASWHSSTRSQWLAALAFAAVALALAAGLRRRLFSGDRGLVWLWVAAACIGPLVFDFVSGTSTAARPRYALAGLPGVLVLAAVGLSRLKLVARAALLLAVLLAWSSGGRTIFHLPSREYEPYRPVAARLSASVGPEDLVLVHSIPSGVLGIARYLTGATMVASWVGQLGQRRVPTDVEALTQGRSTVVLVKIHEVGEPAPEESWLLVHARLVDDSERQGARIGVFRPLSGERFVWGPSRGGAPGANGR is encoded by the coding sequence ATGACCGGCATCCGAGCGGCGGTGGGCGGGCGTGGTGGCCGCATCGTGGCGCTGCTGGCCGTGATCGCCTTGGCCACCGGGTTGCGCCTGGCGCTGCTCGATCGACAGGGCCTCTGGGCCGACGAGGTCTTCTCGCTCGCGATCGCCACCGGTCATAGCCTCGAGCACCCCGCCGCGGAGGCAGACCCCGCCCAGGGGGACTATGTCGAAGCGTCCACGCCCTTGCCCGCGTCCGACTTCAGGCGCTACCTGGAGCACGAAGACCCGCCGGCGGGGTTCCGGCGCGTGGTTCGGGCCGTCCGTCTCTCGGACACGAGTCCGCCACTCTATTACCTGATGCTGAACCGCTGGACGCGCTGGGCCGGGGCGAGCGACGCCGCGCTCCGGCTCTTCTCCGCCCTGTGGGCGCTGGCGTCGATTCCGGTCCTGTGGCTGATCGCGCGCCGGGTCGGCGGCGAGGCGGCTGCGTTCCTTGCAGCCGGGCTCTTCGCGGTTTGCCCTCTGGGACTCTACTATTCGGTCGAGGGCCGGATGTACTCGCTCCTCGTGTTCCTCGCGGTCAGCATGGTCGCGCTGACCCTCGCCCTGAGGACCGAGGACGCCAGGCCCTGGCTGGTCGGGCCCTGGGCCGTGGTGAGCGCGGCCGCCCTCCTCACCCATTACTTCGCCTGCTTCGTGTGGGTTGCCTGCCTCGCCTGGCTGGCCGTGACTCCCGGCCGGATCCGACGAAGCTGGCTCGCCGGCGGGGCCGTCGCGACGGCCCTCCTCGTGCTGCCCTGGTACGCGGTGGTGCCGGAGACGCTCGGCCGATGGCGCGTGACCGGGTACTGGCTCTACTCACCGGTCAGCCTGCGCCGCGCGCTCTCGTTGCCGTTCTGGCTGGTCTGGACGTTCGTGTCGGGTGACGGGGCCTGGCAGTCGGGTCATGCCTCCTGGCACAGCTCGACGCGCTCCCAGTGGCTCGCCGCGCTCGCGTTCGCCGCGGTGGCGCTGGCGCTCGCAGCGGGGCTGCGACGGCGGCTCTTCTCCGGCGATCGTGGACTCGTCTGGCTCTGGGTAGCGGCCGCTTGCATCGGGCCCCTCGTGTTCGACTTCGTGAGCGGGACGAGCACGGCGGCGCGTCCGCGCTACGCGCTCGCGGGCCTTCCCGGCGTGCTCGTTCTTGCCGCGGTCGGCTTGAGCCGGCTCAAGCTCGTGGCGCGTGCCGCGCTGCTCCTGGCGGTTCTGCTGGCGTGGAGCTCGGGGGGCCGCACGATCTTCCACCTTCCCTCGCGCGAATACGAGCCGTATCGGCCGGTGGCCGCGAGGCTGAGCGCGAGCGTCGGCCCCGAGGACCTCGTCCTGGTGCATTCGATCCCGTCGGGGGTGCTCGGGATCGCGCGCTACCTGACCGGAGCCACGATGGTGGCGTCATGGGTCGGCCAGCTCGGCCAGCGGCGCGTGCCGACCGATGTGGAGGCACTCACCCAAGGCCGCAGCACGGTCGTCCTGGTGAAGATTCACGAGGTCGGCGAACCGGCCCCGGAAGAGTCCTGGCTGCTGGTCCACGCGAGGCTGGTCGACGACAGTGAGCGACAGGGCGCCCGGATCGGCGTCTTTCGCCCCCTATCGGGCGAGCGGTTCGTCTGGGGGCCGTCCCGAGGGGGCGCGCCGGGGGCGAATGGCCGGTGA
- a CDS encoding glycosyltransferase family 2 protein — protein sequence MKLLIVIPALNEEQSIESIIQRSLDARAHIIAGSPVTAVDITVVSDGSTDETVERARRYRDAIKLIVFEQNRGYGAAIKEAWRQSDADLLGFLDADGTCDPSFFADLCRTLEQERADVVLGCRLTQASKMPLVRQIGNRAFAALLRALSASDVRDTASGMRVVRRASLGSLLPLPDGMSFTPAMTARAVLGTAAKIVEIDMPYHEREGESKLRLGRDTVLFLRAILEAAFLYRPARPLAIVGLVALAVATAWMLRPILFYLEHHRVQEWMIYRFLVSHVLGTIAALLLCASYLTAKMVRIARPAGEPSQDDIWSRFLQSRLFWLLPAVCFLVGGALVLASFLELVRTGETYEHWSRFVAMSFFWSIGSIFAVTRVMDYVLELLAAQLGYERQAARRRRDDPPAI from the coding sequence ATGAAGCTCCTCATCGTCATTCCCGCCCTGAACGAGGAGCAGAGCATCGAGAGCATCATCCAGCGCTCGCTGGATGCCCGCGCGCACATCATCGCGGGCTCGCCGGTGACCGCGGTGGACATCACGGTGGTGAGCGACGGCTCCACCGACGAAACCGTCGAGCGCGCCCGCCGCTACCGCGACGCGATCAAGCTCATCGTGTTCGAGCAGAACCGGGGATACGGCGCCGCCATCAAGGAGGCGTGGCGACAGTCCGACGCGGACCTGCTCGGGTTCCTCGACGCCGACGGCACCTGCGATCCGAGCTTCTTCGCCGATCTGTGCCGGACGCTGGAACAAGAGCGGGCCGACGTCGTGCTGGGCTGTCGCCTGACCCAGGCCAGCAAGATGCCGCTGGTCCGCCAGATCGGCAACCGGGCGTTCGCGGCCTTGCTTCGCGCCCTGTCCGCCTCCGACGTGCGCGACACCGCGAGCGGCATGCGGGTCGTTCGACGAGCGAGCCTGGGAAGCCTGCTGCCGCTGCCCGACGGCATGAGCTTCACGCCGGCCATGACCGCCCGCGCCGTGCTCGGGACGGCGGCGAAGATCGTCGAGATCGACATGCCGTATCACGAGCGCGAGGGGGAATCGAAGCTCCGCCTGGGCCGGGACACCGTGCTGTTCTTGCGGGCAATCCTCGAGGCGGCGTTCCTCTACCGGCCCGCGCGCCCACTCGCGATCGTGGGCCTCGTGGCCCTCGCGGTGGCCACTGCCTGGATGCTGCGGCCGATCTTGTTCTACCTGGAGCACCACCGGGTGCAGGAGTGGATGATCTACCGGTTCCTGGTCAGTCACGTGCTCGGAACGATCGCCGCGCTCTTGCTGTGCGCCAGCTACCTGACCGCGAAGATGGTCCGGATCGCGCGGCCCGCCGGCGAGCCTTCGCAGGACGACATCTGGAGTCGGTTCCTCCAGAGCCGACTGTTCTGGCTCCTTCCCGCGGTCTGCTTCCTGGTGGGCGGTGCCCTCGTCCTCGCGAGCTTTCTCGAGCTGGTCCGGACCGGGGAAACCTACGAGCACTGGTCGCGCTTCGTCGCCATGTCGTTCTTCTGGTCGATCGGGTCCATCTTCGCGGTGACCCGGGTCATGGACTACGTCCTCGAGTTGCTGGCGGCCCAGCTCGGCTATGAACGGCAGGCCGCGCGGCGGCGCCGGGACGATCCGCCCGCAATCTGA
- a CDS encoding alpha/beta fold hydrolase, whose translation MFSRPRATQSRWPPIWSIWTWRRSRNILRLPRESILSTWTPDPTVDIAPILDQVKTPTLILHGTEDRRVSVAAARYLAQHLPDARLHLFEGRGHLPIFTATAEFCQVLRGFVGDHPSSCPLP comes from the coding sequence ATGTTCTCAAGACCGAGGGCGACACAGTCACGGTGGCCACCGATCTGGTCGATCTGGACGTGGCGGCGTTCGCGCAACATCCTCCGCCTTCCCCGTGAGAGCATCCTGAGCACCTGGACCCCGGATCCGACGGTGGACATCGCGCCGATCCTGGACCAGGTGAAGACGCCGACGCTCATCCTGCACGGGACGGAGGACCGCCGGGTCTCGGTGGCCGCCGCGCGCTATCTGGCGCAGCACCTGCCCGACGCGCGCCTACACCTGTTCGAGGGGCGCGGCCACCTGCCGATCTTCACCGCGACCGCGGAGTTCTGTCAGGTGCTGCGCGGGTTCGTGGGAGACCACCCCTCATCCTGCCCTCTCCCCTGA
- a CDS encoding glycosyltransferase: MTAPDRPLVSVIVTFYNQADFVAPALEGVLAQRYRPVEVIVVDDGSSDDTLRACAAYGDRITVVHQENAGPSGARNSGLQRARGSLLAFLDGDDIWTPGKLETQVEAALRCPESGLVAVDGEAFSSEGITRDTLYGPGLLELMRPSNGRLFTARCFDMLLDGKFSFITTPSQVMIPAAVFHEVGIWNPRFRVNADYELYLRIAARRPFTFLKEKQVRYRINPAGLSGPEPGRSFSWVEEKPAVFRSIAGHDRRRAARLINEVTRDAAKRAYYLGKGGHRRFARRFLLRFALLTRRPHLVLPYVVGLWFPPDVRTWILRAVRRFTRPKA; the protein is encoded by the coding sequence ATGACCGCGCCCGATCGGCCACTCGTGAGTGTCATCGTCACCTTCTACAACCAGGCGGACTTCGTCGCGCCGGCGCTCGAGGGCGTGCTCGCCCAGCGCTACCGGCCCGTCGAGGTCATCGTGGTCGACGACGGCTCCAGCGATGACACGCTTCGCGCCTGTGCCGCATACGGCGATCGCATCACCGTGGTCCATCAAGAAAACGCCGGTCCATCCGGCGCTCGCAATTCCGGTCTTCAACGAGCTCGCGGATCCTTGCTGGCCTTCCTCGACGGCGACGACATCTGGACACCCGGGAAGCTCGAGACCCAGGTGGAGGCCGCCCTGCGCTGTCCCGAATCGGGTCTCGTGGCCGTCGACGGCGAGGCCTTCTCCTCGGAGGGCATCACCCGGGACACGCTGTACGGGCCCGGCCTCCTCGAGCTGATGCGGCCATCGAATGGGCGCCTCTTCACCGCCCGCTGCTTCGACATGCTCCTGGATGGCAAGTTCAGCTTCATCACGACTCCCTCACAGGTGATGATCCCGGCCGCGGTGTTCCATGAAGTCGGGATCTGGAACCCCCGGTTCCGGGTGAACGCCGACTACGAGCTCTACCTTCGCATCGCGGCGCGCCGGCCATTCACCTTCCTCAAGGAAAAGCAGGTGCGCTACCGGATCAATCCCGCGGGATTGTCGGGCCCCGAACCGGGCCGTTCCTTCAGCTGGGTGGAGGAGAAGCCGGCGGTCTTTCGCTCGATCGCCGGCCACGACCGGCGGCGGGCCGCGCGTCTCATCAACGAGGTGACCCGCGATGCCGCGAAGCGCGCGTACTATCTCGGCAAGGGAGGCCACCGTCGGTTCGCCCGTCGGTTTCTCCTGCGCTTTGCGCTTCTCACTCGTCGCCCTCACCTCGTGCTCCCGTATGTCGTGGGACTCTGGTTCCCCCCCGACGTGCGCACCTGGATCCTCCGCGCGGTCCGGCGCTTCACCAGGCCGAAAGCGTGA
- a CDS encoding NAD(P)/FAD-dependent oxidoreductase produces the protein MERKRVVIIGGGLAGLAASYDLARAGHQVVVLEAAPDFGGLASSFRLEGHPIERFYHFICRSDRDLLTLVDELGLGGKLHWRHTHTAFYYNGRYYPFGSPWDLLRFSAVPWSQRIRFGLHIARSRYRAQWRWLDQIPAKPWLIECIGERAYQVIWHPLLKVKFGDYHDQISAAWVWHRIWRVASSRRSMLEREMFGCLELGTVTLVDPLVAWLRAQPNVQLRTGVRVRPIEVHDGRVTEVHAGDERLPCDAVISTVALPTLDRLVPSQSDPYFERVRQVKYIGIVCMLLSLRRPFSRNFWTNINDPRIACNGIIEQSTLNENLQRAGLNIVYVPFYLPTTEPRYRADDKDLFAEYTAMLKLMNPEFSESWVKEYHVFRTPHAQPVFTTNFAALMPGHRTPIRGLYVTDSTQFYPEDRTISQAIRQGRTAAAMIMDDFDTPGPG, from the coding sequence ATGGAACGCAAGCGTGTCGTCATCATCGGGGGCGGGCTGGCCGGGCTGGCGGCCAGCTACGACCTCGCGCGAGCCGGTCATCAAGTCGTGGTGCTCGAGGCCGCCCCCGACTTCGGCGGCCTGGCCAGCTCCTTCCGTCTCGAGGGCCACCCGATCGAGCGCTTCTACCACTTCATCTGCCGTTCCGATCGCGATCTGCTGACGCTGGTCGACGAGCTGGGCCTTGGCGGAAAGCTCCACTGGCGGCACACCCATACCGCCTTCTACTACAACGGCCGGTACTACCCCTTCGGGTCGCCGTGGGACCTGCTCCGGTTCTCGGCGGTGCCGTGGTCGCAGCGCATCCGGTTCGGCCTCCACATCGCGCGCTCCCGGTACCGCGCGCAATGGCGCTGGCTGGATCAGATCCCGGCCAAGCCCTGGCTGATCGAGTGCATCGGCGAGCGAGCGTACCAGGTGATCTGGCACCCGCTGCTCAAGGTGAAGTTCGGCGACTATCACGACCAGATCTCTGCGGCGTGGGTGTGGCACCGCATCTGGCGTGTCGCGTCCTCGCGTCGCAGCATGCTGGAGCGGGAGATGTTCGGATGCCTCGAGCTCGGGACCGTCACCCTGGTCGACCCGCTCGTCGCGTGGCTGCGGGCGCAGCCGAACGTCCAATTGCGGACCGGTGTGCGGGTCCGCCCCATCGAGGTCCACGACGGGCGCGTGACGGAGGTCCACGCCGGCGACGAGCGCCTTCCGTGCGATGCGGTGATCTCCACGGTGGCCCTGCCCACCCTGGACCGCCTCGTCCCGAGCCAGTCCGATCCCTACTTCGAGCGGGTGCGGCAGGTGAAGTACATCGGCATCGTCTGCATGCTGCTGAGCCTGCGGCGGCCGTTCAGTCGCAACTTCTGGACCAACATCAACGATCCGCGCATCGCCTGCAACGGCATCATCGAGCAGAGCACGCTGAACGAGAACCTCCAGCGCGCCGGCCTCAACATCGTCTACGTTCCCTTCTACCTGCCCACCACCGAGCCGCGCTATCGCGCCGACGACAAGGATCTCTTCGCCGAGTACACCGCCATGCTGAAGCTCATGAATCCGGAATTTTCCGAGAGCTGGGTCAAGGAGTACCATGTCTTTCGCACGCCGCATGCCCAGCCCGTCTTCACCACCAACTTCGCGGCCCTCATGCCCGGCCATCGGACGCCGATCCGCGGCCTCTACGTGACCGACTCCACCCAGTTCTACCCGGAGGACCGCACGATCAGCCAGGCGATCCGCCAGGGTCGTACCGCGGCGGCCATGATCATGGACGATTTCGACACCCCCGGTCCGGGGTGA
- a CDS encoding glycosyltransferase family 39 protein, which produces MLRIAPIVLPFLLLVGTGLRGLDFGLHWDERPWQIGPTKHMVESVTLLPGYYTYPSFDYWLNLAVLLPDVATPREPGEHLGAHLVRALDSQAYLFRLRAVYLTITSLTLVWVYLLVRQQRGGRWGEALFAACVLGGSWEVAYHLRWVASDGMLMQFATLTVLFALRALHTRRQSWLIAATTTAAVGSGTKYPGGLLLLPVALAAISCLEGGSPRAKSTLLVKLAALFAAVSLAVTPALVFEPHKVAQAMLYEMHHYATGHGGHTVHRGLEHTGRMLAYFSTVLLSSNIVIAMLFFGLAILGVGHEFARDGRKAAVLFVFPCAYLLYFSTQGTMVVRNVLAVAPFVALGAARGAAVVAGVLAARGESPGGRRARANYASAAWLLLLVGAVSFNAAWLISSAESIVARHTARFAREAAEYVRMRPGSRYLLSPRVTLDVSRVAPSPPNVTTTAADADAFVLYAREGMRRWHDWPANRRDLTSAWFGPREVNFDIYPNWWGDDRIVVIDKRRAREIGLRIAGISEDATPAEEPVSLESGIESVARYPQIPADALPSTWTLPAVDPRSLVPRAVARAVVGPLARGPSSGGWDLDGVSCTLRGEDGTVVSVTVISTGAFDLERREPSSVAVSGAGVSAYVASPARRGDVRLFARTMESAVIVHATGRTRPEEFRIDQATKLAVIALARLDAARAATKAR; this is translated from the coding sequence GTGCTGCGCATCGCACCGATCGTCTTGCCCTTTCTCCTCCTCGTGGGCACCGGTCTCCGCGGGCTGGATTTCGGACTGCACTGGGACGAGCGACCGTGGCAGATCGGGCCGACCAAGCACATGGTGGAGTCGGTGACGCTGTTGCCCGGGTACTACACCTACCCGTCGTTCGACTATTGGCTCAATCTCGCGGTCCTCTTGCCGGACGTGGCAACGCCGCGCGAGCCGGGAGAACATCTCGGCGCTCATCTCGTTCGTGCTCTCGACTCCCAAGCGTACCTCTTCCGCCTGCGGGCCGTGTATCTCACCATCACGTCTCTCACGCTGGTGTGGGTGTACCTGCTCGTCCGGCAACAGCGCGGCGGCCGGTGGGGCGAGGCCCTCTTCGCCGCGTGCGTGCTCGGTGGCTCGTGGGAGGTCGCGTATCACCTGCGGTGGGTGGCGTCCGATGGGATGTTGATGCAGTTCGCGACGCTCACCGTGTTGTTCGCGCTGCGGGCATTGCATACACGTCGGCAGTCGTGGCTGATCGCGGCGACGACCACCGCTGCGGTGGGATCTGGAACCAAGTATCCGGGCGGACTGCTCCTGCTGCCGGTGGCGCTGGCGGCGATATCTTGCCTGGAGGGGGGCTCCCCGAGAGCCAAGTCGACGCTGCTCGTCAAGCTCGCGGCACTGTTCGCCGCGGTATCTCTGGCCGTGACTCCCGCGCTCGTCTTCGAGCCGCACAAGGTCGCGCAAGCGATGCTCTACGAAATGCACCACTACGCCACCGGACACGGAGGGCATACCGTTCACCGGGGTCTGGAGCACACCGGGCGCATGCTGGCGTATTTCTCGACGGTGTTGCTGTCGTCCAACATCGTGATCGCAATGCTCTTCTTTGGTCTCGCGATCCTCGGCGTTGGACACGAGTTCGCGCGCGACGGGCGCAAGGCCGCCGTGCTCTTCGTCTTTCCCTGCGCCTACCTGCTCTATTTCTCGACCCAGGGCACGATGGTGGTGCGCAATGTTCTGGCCGTCGCGCCCTTTGTCGCGCTGGGGGCGGCACGCGGCGCCGCCGTGGTCGCCGGGGTTCTCGCCGCCCGCGGCGAGTCACCGGGCGGGCGTCGCGCGCGCGCCAACTATGCGAGCGCGGCGTGGCTCCTCCTGCTCGTCGGCGCGGTGTCTTTCAACGCGGCGTGGCTGATCTCCAGTGCCGAGAGCATTGTCGCCCGGCATACCGCTCGCTTTGCCCGTGAAGCGGCGGAGTACGTCAGGATGCGCCCGGGGTCACGATACCTGCTCTCTCCACGCGTGACGCTCGACGTCTCGCGAGTTGCTCCTTCGCCGCCGAACGTGACCACCACCGCCGCCGATGCCGATGCGTTCGTCCTCTACGCGCGCGAGGGAATGCGTCGCTGGCACGACTGGCCGGCGAACCGACGCGATCTGACCAGCGCGTGGTTCGGTCCCCGCGAGGTGAACTTCGACATCTATCCGAACTGGTGGGGCGACGATCGAATCGTCGTGATCGACAAGCGTCGCGCCCGGGAGATCGGACTCCGCATCGCGGGGATCTCCGAGGACGCGACGCCGGCCGAGGAGCCGGTATCGCTCGAAAGCGGCATCGAATCCGTGGCCCGGTACCCGCAGATCCCGGCCGACGCGCTCCCGAGCACGTGGACGCTTCCCGCCGTCGACCCTCGCAGCCTCGTCCCGCGCGCAGTGGCGCGAGCGGTCGTCGGCCCGCTCGCCCGTGGCCCGTCGAGCGGCGGCTGGGATCTCGACGGGGTCTCCTGCACGTTGCGAGGGGAGGACGGGACGGTCGTGAGCGTGACCGTGATCAGCACCGGCGCGTTCGACCTGGAGCGGCGCGAGCCATCGAGCGTCGCGGTGTCGGGAGCGGGCGTGAGCGCCTATGTCGCATCGCCCGCCCGGCGTGGTGATGTGCGTCTGTTCGCTCGCACGATGGAGAGCGCAGTGATCGTCCATGCGACGGGAAGGACTCGGCCGGAGGAATTCCGAATAGATCAGGCGACGAAGCTGGCCGTGATCGCGCTTGCCCGACTCGACGCCGCACGAGCCGCGACGAAGGCGCGGTGA
- a CDS encoding OB-fold domain-containing protein: MNGIVAYGAYLPYYRLERKAIGEALGSGGGKGTRVVASYDEDTTSMGVEAARAALRGTPKASPAAVYFATTDPAYLDKTNATAIHAALALDESAMAYDMLGSIRSAAGALRAAIDAGRPTLAVQSDIRTGLPGGADEREGGDAAAAFLLGPGDADTPVLAEPVAATSVTAEFLERWRMPGDSSSRQWEERFGEHAYVPLAETAIASALKQAGVTAGTLAHVVVAGPHGRANKRAAAAAGAKPEALGDDLSGSVGNTGAAHAGLLLADALDRAKADNLIMLVSLADGCDVTIWRATAALPGKRQRVPVADQVKAGGKVSYATFLTWRGFLKREPPRRPDPQAPAAPPAFRAEAWKFGFTGSRCQACGTRHLPPTRVCLKCRAVDRMTPERMADVPATIATYTVDRLAYSLSPPVVVGVLDFEGGGRFTCELTDVDPAAVKIGNRVEMTFRRLMTAREVHNYFWKARPSAA; the protein is encoded by the coding sequence ATGAACGGCATCGTCGCCTACGGCGCATACCTTCCGTACTACCGGCTCGAGCGAAAGGCCATCGGCGAGGCCCTGGGCAGTGGCGGTGGGAAGGGCACCCGGGTGGTTGCCTCCTACGACGAGGACACGACCTCGATGGGCGTGGAGGCGGCGCGCGCCGCGCTGCGCGGCACGCCAAAGGCGTCGCCCGCCGCAGTGTACTTCGCCACCACCGACCCCGCGTATCTCGACAAGACCAACGCCACCGCGATCCACGCCGCGCTCGCCCTTGACGAGTCGGCCATGGCGTACGACATGCTCGGCTCGATTCGCTCGGCCGCCGGCGCCCTCCGCGCGGCGATCGACGCCGGGCGGCCGACCCTGGCCGTGCAGTCGGACATCCGCACCGGCCTGCCGGGCGGCGCGGACGAGCGGGAAGGCGGAGACGCGGCGGCCGCGTTCCTCCTGGGCCCGGGCGACGCCGACACGCCGGTGCTGGCCGAGCCGGTGGCGGCCACGTCGGTCACCGCCGAGTTTCTCGAGCGCTGGCGGATGCCGGGTGACTCCTCGTCGCGGCAGTGGGAGGAGCGCTTCGGCGAGCACGCCTACGTGCCGCTCGCGGAGACGGCGATCGCGAGCGCGCTGAAGCAGGCCGGCGTTACCGCCGGCACGCTCGCCCACGTGGTGGTCGCGGGCCCGCACGGACGCGCCAACAAGCGCGCCGCCGCGGCAGCGGGGGCGAAGCCGGAGGCGCTCGGCGACGACCTCAGCGGCTCCGTGGGCAACACCGGCGCCGCGCACGCGGGGCTGCTCCTGGCCGACGCGCTCGACCGGGCGAAGGCCGACAACCTCATCATGCTGGTCTCGCTGGCCGACGGCTGCGACGTGACCATCTGGCGCGCGACGGCGGCGCTTCCAGGGAAACGCCAGCGCGTGCCGGTGGCCGATCAGGTGAAGGCCGGTGGCAAGGTCTCCTACGCGACCTTCCTCACCTGGCGCGGCTTCCTCAAGCGCGAGCCGCCGCGCCGCCCGGACCCGCAGGCCCCCGCGGCGCCACCCGCCTTCCGGGCGGAGGCCTGGAAGTTCGGCTTCACCGGCAGCCGCTGCCAGGCATGCGGCACGCGGCACCTGCCGCCCACACGCGTGTGTCTCAAGTGCCGGGCGGTGGACCGCATGACCCCGGAGCGCATGGCCGACGTGCCCGCGACCATCGCCACCTACACGGTGGACCGGCTGGCCTACTCGCTGTCGCCGCCGGTGGTGGTGGGCGTGCTCGACTTCGAGGGCGGGGGCCGCTTCACCTGCGAGCTGACCGACGTGGACCCCGCGGCGGTGAAGATCGGCAACCGGGTCGAGATGACGTTCCGCCGGCTCATGACCGCTCGCGAGGTGCACAACTATTTCTGGAAGGCGCGACCGTCGGCCGCGTAG
- a CDS encoding MarC family protein, with protein sequence MTAFVLASFTALFVTVNPIKGAAVFAVLSKGDSRAEQRRVAGRATLIASGLLLVFALVGDDLLRGIGISLSGVRVGGGILLLLLSIDIVFGRPIGPAAAAGEHPIGRKDIAVFPLATPIIAGPGAITTVVVQATEAANGVLQTGLLLLALAAVMLLTFVAFLVAGRIERLLGATGMNVVSRILGILLAAVSAEMILAGLKQSGVFVR encoded by the coding sequence ATGACCGCCTTCGTCCTCGCGTCGTTCACCGCGCTGTTTGTGACCGTCAACCCGATCAAAGGCGCCGCCGTCTTCGCCGTGCTCTCCAAGGGCGACTCGCGGGCGGAGCAGCGCCGCGTGGCCGGGCGCGCCACGCTCATCGCATCGGGCCTGCTGCTGGTCTTCGCCCTCGTCGGCGACGATCTCCTGCGCGGCATCGGCATCAGCCTGTCCGGCGTGCGCGTCGGCGGCGGTATCCTCTTGCTGCTCCTGTCCATCGACATCGTGTTCGGCCGCCCGATCGGCCCCGCCGCCGCGGCGGGCGAGCACCCGATCGGGCGCAAGGATATCGCGGTATTTCCCCTGGCCACCCCGATCATCGCCGGGCCCGGCGCGATCACCACGGTGGTGGTGCAGGCCACCGAGGCGGCCAACGGTGTGCTCCAGACCGGGCTGCTCCTGCTCGCGCTGGCGGCCGTCATGCTGCTCACCTTCGTCGCCTTCCTCGTGGCCGGACGAATCGAGCGGCTGCTCGGTGCCACCGGCATGAACGTGGTCAGCCGCATCCTCGGCATCCTGCTGGCCGCCGTCTCCGCCGAGATGATCCTCGCCGGGCTCAAGCAGAGCGGCGTGTTCGTGCGCTGA